The Pricia mediterranea genome includes a window with the following:
- a CDS encoding TIGR01777 family oxidoreductase has protein sequence MRILITGATGLIGSEIVRHCQDRNIAINYLTTSKDKIVTKSDYHGFYWNPDTGVIDEKCFEGVTAIINLAGASISKRWTTRRKKIILSSRVNTLRTLHRALKKQKTLNPRIYKSITSFVSASAIGIYPNSLSNYYTEEEKDIDNSFLGEVVEVWEKEADAFKDFDFSVAKVRVGLVMSSEGGALPQMAKPVKNYVGAAFGSGEQWQSWVHIGDLARIFLFTVENHLSGVFNGVAPNPVTNQRLVKEIAKAVDKPLILPNIPKFAMKTLLGEMAYLLFASQRVSSKKIEEEGFLFDYPNVCVALEQIYGSGERENASEISYNKEFSS, from the coding sequence ATGAGAATCTTGATTACAGGCGCAACCGGACTGATCGGCAGTGAAATCGTAAGGCACTGCCAAGATCGGAATATCGCCATCAATTATTTGACTACCAGCAAAGATAAGATCGTTACCAAATCGGACTATCACGGCTTCTATTGGAATCCCGATACGGGGGTCATCGATGAGAAATGCTTCGAAGGGGTGACTGCAATTATCAACTTGGCAGGAGCCAGCATTTCGAAAAGATGGACGACCCGTCGCAAAAAAATAATATTGTCAAGCAGGGTCAATACCCTTCGCACGTTACATAGGGCCCTTAAAAAGCAGAAGACCTTAAATCCAAGAATCTATAAGAGCATCACTTCTTTTGTATCGGCCTCGGCCATCGGGATATATCCCAATTCCCTTTCCAATTATTATACGGAGGAGGAGAAAGATATAGATAATAGTTTTTTGGGAGAGGTCGTAGAGGTTTGGGAAAAAGAGGCCGATGCTTTTAAGGACTTTGATTTCAGTGTGGCCAAGGTCAGGGTCGGATTGGTGATGTCATCCGAAGGCGGCGCTTTGCCGCAAATGGCGAAACCGGTCAAAAATTACGTGGGCGCCGCTTTCGGCAGTGGAGAACAATGGCAATCGTGGGTACACATTGGTGACCTAGCCCGTATATTCCTCTTTACGGTGGAGAATCATCTCTCTGGCGTGTTCAATGGGGTGGCCCCGAATCCCGTTACCAACCAGCGTTTGGTCAAAGAAATTGCCAAGGCGGTCGACAAACCCCTTATCCTTCCGAATATCCCAAAATTTGCGATGAAGACCCTCTTGGGTGAGATGGCCTATTTGCTCTTTGCCAGTCAAAGAGTCAGTTCCAAAAAAATAGAGGAAGAAGGTTTCCTCTTCGACTATCCGAATGTGTGCGTTGCCTTGGAGCAGATATATGGGTCGGGCGAGCGTGAAAATGCTTCGGAGATAAGCTACAACAAGGAATTTAGCTCCTAA
- a CDS encoding Gfo/Idh/MocA family protein: protein MKKANNSTPSSRRKFIRDTAIATAGISIVPRHVLGGPGFVAPSDKLVVAGIGVGGKGKSDIGSFADSGKADIAFLCDVDDRRAADSIARFPKAKYYKDWRELLDKEANNFDAVSVSTPDHTHAVAALAAMELGKHVYVQKPLTHDIYEARKLTEAAKKYKVVSQMGNQGASSDGVRTLREWYNADIIGKVHTVYCWTNRPVWPQGIPWPDTTAPVPKELDWDLWLGTAPHKEFVSGLVPFNWRGWWDYGTGALGDMGCHLVEAPYRVLDLKYPKDVQCSVGSVYVDEFQRGYFPESCPPSSHVTMTFPKTEKTDEDVVLHWMDGGIQPTRPEELGPNEVFGDGGNGVLMIGSKGKMMCSTYGENPRLLPTSKTDEVNVPQEFERVPGGSSGHYAQWVEAAIAGYGEKELSAPFEISGPLTETLLIANLAIRGVDIRKEAVNDEGKTYFEYPGRNIEMLWDAENMRVTNLEEANAFVKRDYSDGWSLG from the coding sequence ATGAAAAAAGCCAATAATTCAACACCTAGTTCCCGAAGAAAATTCATTAGGGATACGGCCATAGCCACTGCCGGAATTAGTATAGTGCCCCGCCACGTACTGGGCGGTCCGGGCTTCGTTGCCCCGAGCGATAAACTGGTCGTCGCCGGAATAGGGGTCGGCGGCAAGGGAAAAAGTGATATCGGTAGTTTTGCCGATTCGGGAAAAGCGGATATCGCCTTTCTGTGCGATGTCGATGACCGTAGGGCGGCGGATTCCATCGCCCGATTTCCCAAGGCTAAATATTATAAAGACTGGCGTGAGCTGTTGGATAAGGAGGCCAACAACTTCGATGCCGTCTCCGTATCCACACCCGATCACACCCACGCGGTTGCCGCCCTGGCCGCGATGGAACTGGGGAAACACGTGTATGTGCAAAAACCTTTGACCCACGACATCTACGAAGCCCGAAAATTGACCGAGGCCGCTAAAAAATACAAAGTTGTCAGTCAAATGGGCAATCAGGGTGCCTCTTCCGATGGGGTACGCACCTTGCGGGAATGGTACAATGCAGATATTATAGGCAAGGTACATACGGTGTATTGTTGGACCAACCGACCGGTATGGCCCCAAGGAATTCCGTGGCCGGACACCACGGCACCCGTGCCCAAGGAACTGGATTGGGACCTCTGGTTGGGTACCGCCCCGCACAAGGAATTCGTAAGCGGACTCGTACCCTTTAATTGGCGGGGATGGTGGGACTATGGAACCGGTGCGCTCGGGGACATGGGCTGTCATTTGGTAGAAGCGCCGTACCGGGTGCTCGACCTAAAGTATCCGAAAGATGTGCAGTGTAGTGTCGGTAGCGTTTATGTCGATGAATTCCAACGCGGTTATTTCCCCGAAAGCTGTCCGCCTTCGAGCCACGTGACGATGACCTTCCCCAAGACCGAAAAAACCGATGAAGACGTGGTGCTGCATTGGATGGATGGGGGCATTCAGCCCACCCGTCCGGAAGAACTGGGGCCCAATGAGGTATTCGGCGATGGTGGAAACGGGGTGCTGATGATCGGTTCAAAGGGAAAAATGATGTGCAGTACCTATGGCGAGAACCCGCGATTGTTGCCAACCTCCAAGACCGACGAAGTCAACGTACCTCAGGAGTTCGAAAGGGTTCCCGGAGGATCCTCCGGCCACTACGCCCAATGGGTAGAGGCCGCCATTGCCGGGTATGGCGAAAAGGAACTAAGCGCCCCCTTCGAAATTTCAGGTCCGCTTACCGAGACCTTATTGATCGCCAATCTGGCCATTCGCGGGGTCGATATCCGAAAGGAAGCTGTGAACGACGAGGGCAAGACCTACTTCGAGTATCCCGGCAGAAACATAGAGATGCTCTGGGATGCCGAGAACATGCGGGTCACGAACCTGGAAGAAGCCAATGCCTTTGTAAAACGCGACTATAGTGATGGTTGGTCGCTCGGCTAG
- a CDS encoding outer membrane beta-barrel protein, with product MKVITRTNYVKNLFLLGLILFSTAPLFAQSTEDNETKPKFSFSGSVDAYYRTNLSTTDRSETDVEGNVVSPVPAPATSFADQTGFALGMANLLFTYENQRVGAVADVVFGPRGDDAVAGNNLNQLYVFVNVSENTRLTLGRFNTYLGYEVIAPEGNFNYSTSYLFSNGPFSHVGLKADFAFSSDLSLMIAIMNVTDTDTNLGGAYSVGAQVGYSDQFLNFYYDGGEGLGFELDYTGGFDLSDRLYLGLNAAYENNDGDSFTGAALYPQFTASEHFAIGLRGEYFSTHVNGDSDDPSVFAATLTGSYTIDNFIVKPEIRLDSWHNDTPFLDHGADPSKSLSSILLAAIYSF from the coding sequence ATGAAAGTAATTACACGTACAAATTACGTAAAAAATCTCTTTTTATTGGGATTAATCCTTTTTTCGACCGCCCCACTTTTTGCCCAAAGTACAGAGGACAACGAAACGAAACCAAAATTTTCATTTAGTGGATCCGTGGATGCTTATTACAGAACGAATCTAAGTACTACGGACAGATCCGAGACCGATGTGGAAGGGAATGTCGTGAGTCCCGTTCCCGCACCTGCCACTTCTTTCGCCGATCAGACGGGATTTGCCCTTGGTATGGCAAATCTATTGTTTACTTATGAGAACCAACGTGTGGGTGCCGTCGCCGACGTCGTATTTGGTCCGCGTGGAGATGACGCGGTGGCGGGCAACAATCTCAACCAACTGTATGTTTTCGTCAATGTATCGGAAAATACCCGGCTGACCCTTGGCCGTTTCAACACCTATTTGGGCTATGAAGTAATCGCACCCGAAGGGAATTTCAATTACAGTACCTCGTACTTATTCTCCAACGGTCCGTTTTCGCACGTCGGCCTTAAAGCCGACTTTGCCTTTTCAAGCGATCTAAGCCTGATGATCGCCATAATGAACGTAACCGACACGGATACTAATTTGGGCGGAGCGTATTCCGTCGGGGCACAGGTAGGCTATTCAGACCAATTCCTGAATTTTTACTATGACGGTGGTGAAGGCTTGGGGTTCGAGCTCGATTATACCGGGGGGTTCGACCTCTCTGACCGCCTGTATTTGGGACTCAATGCAGCCTACGAAAATAATGATGGCGACAGCTTTACGGGAGCTGCACTTTATCCGCAGTTTACCGCCTCAGAACACTTCGCGATCGGGCTTAGGGGAGAGTATTTCTCGACCCATGTCAATGGCGATAGCGATGATCCCAGCGTCTTCGCAGCAACCTTGACCGGAAGCTATACCATCGATAATTTTATAGTGAAACCGGAAATAAGGTTGGATTCCTGGCATAACGACACCCCTTTTTTAGACCATGGGGCAGACCCTTCTAAAAGCTTGTCGAGTATTTTGCTAGCTGCAATTTACTCCTTCTAA
- a CDS encoding DUF1684 domain-containing protein, with protein sequence MMKSVIGMLVITTLLFTACKENKKYHDTAKQEAPTASSDAVADILEFQKELNDEFKDPETSPLPDRYRMDFETLDFFAPDTTYVVLAKLVRTPEALPFMMPTTTGRKSEEAVFGIAHFTLNGEKRQLEIYQNQELMEQEEYRDYLFLPFTDKTNGEETYSGGRYIDLEIPDGDSIQIDFNTAYNPYCAYNPKYSCPIVPDVNALDTEVRAGVRAFDPK encoded by the coding sequence ATGATGAAGTCAGTTATAGGGATGCTTGTGATAACGACCTTGTTATTCACCGCCTGCAAAGAGAATAAAAAGTATCACGATACGGCCAAGCAAGAAGCTCCGACCGCTTCGAGCGATGCCGTGGCCGACATCCTCGAATTCCAAAAAGAACTCAACGATGAGTTCAAGGATCCCGAGACCTCGCCCTTGCCCGACCGCTACCGAATGGATTTCGAAACCTTGGATTTTTTTGCGCCCGATACCACCTATGTGGTGCTCGCCAAATTGGTGCGCACCCCGGAAGCCCTGCCCTTTATGATGCCGACCACCACCGGCAGAAAATCGGAGGAAGCCGTTTTTGGCATCGCCCATTTCACCCTCAACGGCGAAAAGCGACAATTGGAAATCTACCAGAACCAAGAACTGATGGAGCAGGAAGAATACCGCGACTATCTCTTTTTGCCGTTTACCGATAAGACCAACGGAGAGGAAACCTATAGCGGCGGACGCTATATCGATCTGGAGATTCCCGATGGCGACAGTATCCAAATCGATTTTAATACAGCCTACAACCCCTATTGCGCCTATAATCCCAAGTATTCCTGCCCTATCGTACCCGATGTTAACGCATTGGATACCGAGGTGCGGGCCGGCGTTCGAGCCTTTGATCCAAAATAA
- the mnmD gene encoding tRNA (5-methylaminomethyl-2-thiouridine)(34)-methyltransferase MnmD, with translation MHRKIITTGDGSTTIQIEDWNEQYHSKHGAVREAYHVFIENGLFQLPDAKIAVLEIGFGTGLNALITFLEARKRGIEVHYTGVEAYPIADHELDQLNYVSELDAGAYASDFLRMHRAPWEEDVYISKDFILQKQQKDFSRIEESDRYDLVYFDAFGARVQPELWTEAIFSKMYNALKKSGVLTTYAAKGSVRRAMQAVGFSVDRLPGPPGKREMLRAKKD, from the coding sequence GTGCACCGCAAAATCATCACCACCGGCGACGGCTCGACGACCATTCAGATCGAAGATTGGAACGAGCAATACCACTCCAAACACGGGGCGGTACGCGAAGCCTACCACGTTTTTATAGAGAACGGACTATTCCAACTTCCCGACGCTAAGATTGCCGTCCTTGAAATTGGGTTCGGTACCGGCCTGAATGCCTTAATTACTTTTTTGGAGGCCCGAAAGCGTGGTATCGAGGTACATTACACCGGGGTGGAGGCCTATCCCATTGCCGATCACGAGCTAGATCAGTTGAACTATGTATCCGAATTGGACGCTGGGGCCTATGCTTCGGATTTTTTAAGGATGCACCGCGCCCCGTGGGAGGAGGATGTCTATATCTCAAAGGATTTTATCCTACAAAAACAACAAAAGGATTTTTCCCGCATCGAGGAAAGCGACCGTTATGACCTGGTCTATTTTGATGCCTTCGGTGCCCGGGTACAGCCTGAGCTCTGGACGGAAGCCATCTTCTCAAAAATGTACAACGCCCTAAAAAAGAGCGGAGTGCTGACGACCTATGCCGCCAAAGGAAGCGTGCGCCGTGCCATGCAAGCCGTGGGGTTTTCGGTCGATCGGTTGCCGGGCCCCCCAGGAAAACGCGAAATGCTCCGGGCGAAAAAGGACTGA
- a CDS encoding ammonium transporter, producing MDTGLFTANNIWMMIATALVFFMHTGFAFLEIGLTRQKNTINILFKNIFIITSGLLLYYAWGFNLMYPGFEEGSAGILDFGGFGISAPENGMTPQYADGGYTWWTDFLFQGMFAATAATIVSGAVAERIKISAFMIFVIFYIGLVYPIVGAWKWGGGFLDSWGFYDFAGSTVVHSVGGWAALVAIFLTGSRIGKFGKNGKPNAIPGHSIPMATAGVLILWLGWFGFNGGSVLSADPELTSLVLVNTSLAAAAGGIGAVLLNFLMYRNLDLTMFLNGILGGLVGITAGADLMSPNEAIVIGFLAGLIIVLGVSFIDRIKLDDPVGAVTVHLICGIWGTLAVGILGSLAGGSQFLAQLNGILIIGGFCLVSSFLILGGLKVTIGLRVPAEEEVEGLDIHEHGMDAYPDFINE from the coding sequence ATGGATACAGGATTATTTACAGCAAACAATATTTGGATGATGATAGCCACCGCTTTGGTGTTTTTCATGCATACCGGATTCGCCTTTTTGGAAATCGGGCTGACCCGACAAAAAAATACAATCAACATTTTGTTTAAGAACATATTCATTATTACCTCAGGATTACTTTTATACTATGCATGGGGATTTAATCTCATGTACCCGGGTTTCGAAGAGGGTTCGGCAGGTATTTTAGACTTTGGCGGCTTTGGGATATCAGCCCCTGAAAATGGGATGACGCCCCAATACGCCGATGGTGGGTATACCTGGTGGACGGACTTTCTATTTCAAGGAATGTTCGCCGCTACGGCTGCGACGATTGTCTCGGGCGCCGTAGCGGAACGGATAAAAATTAGCGCCTTTATGATTTTCGTGATTTTCTACATCGGCCTGGTCTACCCTATCGTAGGAGCTTGGAAATGGGGCGGGGGCTTCTTGGATTCATGGGGATTCTATGACTTTGCGGGCTCGACAGTCGTTCACTCCGTCGGTGGCTGGGCCGCCTTGGTGGCCATCTTTCTGACCGGTTCGCGTATCGGGAAATTCGGGAAAAACGGCAAGCCAAATGCTATTCCCGGTCATAGCATCCCTATGGCGACCGCCGGCGTACTGATATTATGGCTGGGCTGGTTCGGGTTCAACGGCGGGTCGGTACTCTCCGCGGATCCCGAATTGACTTCCTTGGTCTTGGTCAACACAAGCCTGGCCGCGGCCGCTGGAGGAATCGGAGCTGTACTTTTGAATTTTCTTATGTATAGAAATCTCGACCTGACCATGTTCCTCAATGGTATCTTGGGAGGCTTGGTAGGCATTACCGCCGGAGCTGATCTGATGTCGCCCAACGAAGCCATCGTCATCGGGTTTTTGGCCGGCCTAATTATCGTACTAGGTGTCTCTTTCATCGATAGGATAAAACTAGACGATCCAGTTGGGGCTGTTACCGTACATCTCATTTGTGGTATCTGGGGCACCTTGGCCGTGGGCATTCTCGGTTCTTTAGCAGGTGGTTCCCAATTTTTGGCACAATTGAACGGCATACTCATCATTGGTGGTTTCTGCCTCGTATCATCCTTCCTTATCCTAGGTGGATTAAAGGTCACAATAGGCTTGAGGGTGCCTGCGGAAGAGGAGGTAGAGGGACTCGATATACACGAGCACGGCATGGATGCCTATCCCGACTTTATAAATGAATAA
- a CDS encoding DUF4920 domain-containing protein — MNKINISILFLILVFACKDGQTPAEAVKQTTLEVSERPKTGVDYLAFGEPFDDEAVISHTALSEKYAGMAVADTVRTKFRATVTDVCKAKGCWMRLQLGEGREAMVRFKDYGFFVPKDIEGREVVVNGQAFVTQMSVEDQKHYARDGGLSEAEIAKITGPKKTFGFEADGVLLAKE, encoded by the coding sequence ATGAATAAAATTAACATTTCAATTCTCTTTTTGATATTGGTTTTCGCCTGCAAGGACGGTCAGACTCCCGCGGAAGCTGTAAAGCAAACCACGTTAGAGGTCTCCGAGCGTCCTAAGACCGGGGTCGACTACCTCGCCTTTGGAGAACCTTTCGATGACGAGGCGGTTATTTCCCACACGGCGTTATCGGAAAAATACGCCGGGATGGCCGTTGCTGACACTGTTCGAACCAAGTTCAGGGCCACCGTAACCGATGTCTGTAAGGCCAAAGGGTGCTGGATGAGGCTGCAATTAGGAGAAGGTCGGGAAGCGATGGTCAGGTTCAAGGACTACGGCTTTTTCGTGCCCAAGGATATCGAAGGCCGGGAAGTTGTTGTAAACGGACAGGCTTTTGTAACGCAGATGAGCGTTGAAGATCAAAAGCACTATGCAAGGGACGGCGGGCTGTCCGAGGCCGAAATCGCCAAAATCACCGGCCCTAAAAAGACCTTCGGATTTGAGGCGGACGGAGTCTTATTGGCGAAAGAATAA
- the crcB gene encoding fluoride efflux transporter CrcB — translation MKQWLLVFLGGGIGSVLRHLIARHFNTYFSHFFLGTFIVNVLGSLLIGLILGFSVKGQYLSENQTLLLAAGFCGGFTTFSTFAFEKHALLTAGELFHFSFYLIASIVVGIAAVAGGLWLAKLF, via the coding sequence ATGAAACAATGGTTGCTCGTTTTTCTCGGTGGCGGAATAGGTAGTGTGTTGCGGCACCTCATCGCAAGACATTTCAACACCTATTTCAGCCATTTTTTCCTCGGCACTTTTATAGTGAATGTTCTAGGTTCACTGCTCATCGGCCTCATATTGGGATTCTCCGTCAAAGGCCAGTATCTCTCCGAGAATCAAACCTTGCTTCTGGCCGCCGGGTTCTGCGGGGGCTTCACCACATTTTCCACTTTCGCGTTCGAAAAACACGCTCTGCTAACAGCGGGCGAGCTTTTCCACTTTTCATTCTACTTAATCGCCAGTATCGTGGTCGGCATCGCGGCTGTGGCAGGCGGACTTTGGCTGGCGAAATTGTTCTGA
- a CDS encoding nucleotide exchange factor GrpE translates to MSDKDITEETERQPEEGFLDADMDKENEIDVEALEGEGEARQEEAAGSAGEELTEEERLREDLAKEKDKFMRLFAEFENYKRRTSKERMDMFKTAGQEIMLSLLPVLDDFDRALKELAKSEDKEMFEGVELIRVKLRETLRSKGLEEVKVEQGDSFDAEVHDAITQIPAPNKKLKGRIVDVVQRGFKLGDRIIRHPKVVVGK, encoded by the coding sequence ATGAGTGATAAAGATATAACGGAAGAAACCGAAAGACAGCCGGAAGAAGGGTTTTTGGATGCCGATATGGATAAAGAAAACGAAATAGATGTCGAAGCTCTCGAAGGGGAAGGGGAGGCACGGCAGGAAGAAGCAGCTGGGTCGGCAGGAGAAGAATTGACCGAAGAAGAGCGCTTGCGAGAGGATCTGGCCAAGGAAAAGGACAAGTTCATGCGTCTGTTTGCGGAATTTGAAAATTATAAACGGCGTACCTCGAAAGAGCGAATGGATATGTTCAAGACAGCAGGTCAGGAAATCATGCTTTCCCTCTTGCCAGTTCTTGACGATTTCGACCGCGCCTTAAAGGAGTTGGCCAAATCGGAAGACAAGGAAATGTTCGAAGGGGTTGAGCTGATTCGGGTAAAACTGCGGGAAACGCTCAGGTCAAAAGGACTCGAGGAAGTGAAAGTGGAACAGGGTGATTCGTTTGACGCCGAGGTACACGATGCTATTACACAGATACCGGCTCCCAACAAGAAACTCAAAGGAAGGATTGTAGATGTAGTCCAGCGTGGCTTTAAATTGGGCGATCGTATCATCCGGCATCCAAAAGTGGTGGTGGGAAAATAA
- the dnaJ gene encoding molecular chaperone DnaJ produces the protein MKEDYYEILGITKNATAAEIKKAYRKMALKHHPDKNPGDTKAEELFKKSAEAYEVLSNPDKKARYDQFGHAAFEGGGFGGGGMNMDDIFSQFGDIFGSAFGGGGGSFSGFGGFGGGQRRVKGSNLRIRVKLSLKEIAQGVEKKVKVRRKMQAEGVTYTTCSTCNGRGQVTKVTNTILGRMQTATACSTCGGSGQVIDKKPAGADAQGLEISEETVSIKIPAGVEEGMQLKVPGKGNDAPGNGVPGDLLVAIEAEPHPTLKREGDNLHYDLYVSISDAVLGTSKEIDAVDGKVRIKLEPGIQSGKILRLRGKGISSINGYGTGDLLVHVNVWTPKELNKEQKDFFENMKGNENFEPKPEKSDKSFFEKVKDMFS, from the coding sequence ATGAAGGAAGATTATTACGAGATACTCGGCATTACCAAAAACGCCACCGCGGCGGAGATAAAAAAGGCCTATCGCAAAATGGCCTTAAAGCATCACCCGGATAAAAACCCCGGTGATACCAAGGCCGAAGAACTATTTAAAAAGTCGGCGGAGGCCTACGAAGTATTGAGCAACCCCGATAAGAAGGCGCGCTACGATCAATTCGGACATGCCGCGTTCGAGGGCGGCGGATTTGGTGGCGGAGGTATGAACATGGACGATATTTTCAGCCAGTTCGGAGACATTTTTGGAAGTGCTTTCGGCGGTGGCGGAGGTAGTTTCAGTGGTTTCGGAGGCTTCGGTGGAGGACAGCGAAGGGTCAAAGGGAGCAACTTGAGGATACGTGTAAAGCTTTCTTTGAAAGAAATTGCCCAGGGCGTCGAGAAAAAAGTCAAGGTCCGAAGAAAAATGCAGGCCGAAGGGGTGACCTACACCACGTGTAGTACCTGCAACGGCCGCGGACAGGTGACCAAGGTGACGAATACGATTTTAGGAAGAATGCAGACGGCCACCGCTTGTAGTACCTGCGGTGGAAGCGGACAGGTCATCGATAAGAAACCTGCGGGCGCCGATGCCCAGGGCCTGGAGATTTCCGAGGAAACCGTGTCCATCAAAATACCCGCAGGCGTTGAGGAAGGCATGCAGCTGAAAGTGCCCGGAAAGGGTAACGATGCCCCTGGTAACGGGGTGCCCGGTGACCTTTTGGTAGCCATAGAAGCCGAGCCGCACCCTACCTTGAAACGAGAGGGCGATAACCTGCACTATGACCTGTATGTCAGTATTTCAGATGCCGTGCTGGGCACCTCGAAAGAAATCGATGCAGTTGACGGTAAGGTGCGCATTAAGCTCGAACCTGGCATTCAATCCGGTAAAATCCTGCGATTGCGCGGCAAGGGTATCTCCAGTATCAACGGATATGGCACCGGTGACCTGTTGGTGCACGTCAATGTATGGACCCCAAAAGAGCTGAACAAAGAGCAAAAAGATTTTTTTGAAAACATGAAAGGGAACGAGAACTTCGAACCCAAACCGGAGAAATCGGATAAATCGTTTTTTGAAAAAGTCAAGGATATGTTCTCTTGA
- a CDS encoding branched-chain amino acid aminotransferase codes for METLAQQINIEKTKHSKIDQVDFDDLSFGSIFSDHMLVCDYKNGNWETPKIMPYGPISLDPSAKIFHYGQSIFEGMKAYKDADEQVWLFRPHDNHRRFNISAERMAMPEIPQAYFMEGLETLIGLEKAWIPSTDGSALYIRPFMFASGKGFHASPADAYKFLICLAPSGAYFSGKVKVLIEEKYSRSADGGTGFAKAGGNYAGQFYPTQLAAKKGYHQVIWTDDHKHEFIEEAGAMNIFVRLGDTLVTAPTSDRILDGITRKSILQISERENIKTEVRKITVGEVVEAAQDGSLKEMFGAGTAAVISPIATFGYRGKDYDLPELENSYASRLKKRIVDIQYNRAEDPFGWRYGI; via the coding sequence ATGGAGACGCTAGCGCAACAGATCAATATCGAAAAAACCAAGCATTCCAAAATCGATCAGGTCGATTTCGACGATCTGAGCTTCGGCAGTATATTTTCCGATCATATGCTGGTCTGCGACTATAAGAACGGAAACTGGGAAACTCCCAAGATTATGCCCTATGGTCCGATCAGTTTAGATCCGTCGGCTAAGATCTTCCACTATGGACAATCCATTTTCGAGGGAATGAAGGCGTATAAGGATGCCGACGAACAAGTCTGGCTCTTCCGACCACACGATAACCACAGGCGGTTCAATATTTCCGCCGAGCGGATGGCCATGCCCGAAATTCCACAAGCGTATTTTATGGAGGGACTCGAGACCCTGATCGGGCTCGAGAAAGCCTGGATTCCCAGTACCGATGGAAGCGCCCTCTACATCAGGCCGTTTATGTTTGCCTCGGGAAAGGGTTTTCACGCCTCGCCTGCCGACGCGTACAAATTCTTGATTTGCCTCGCCCCCTCAGGCGCCTATTTTTCCGGAAAGGTCAAGGTGCTGATCGAAGAGAAATATTCACGCTCGGCGGACGGAGGTACCGGTTTTGCGAAGGCAGGAGGAAATTATGCGGGGCAGTTCTACCCCACCCAACTGGCCGCAAAAAAAGGATACCACCAGGTTATTTGGACCGACGACCATAAGCATGAATTCATCGAAGAAGCCGGAGCGATGAACATTTTTGTACGTCTTGGCGATACCTTGGTCACCGCCCCCACCAGTGACCGGATTTTGGACGGTATCACCCGCAAGAGTATCCTACAAATTTCAGAGCGCGAAAATATCAAGACCGAAGTACGTAAAATAACCGTCGGCGAGGTAGTCGAAGCGGCTCAAGACGGTAGCTTAAAAGAAATGTTCGGTGCCGGGACGGCGGCGGTAATATCACCCATTGCCACTTTTGGTTATCGCGGAAAGGATTACGACTTGCCCGAGCTTGAAAATTCGTATGCCTCCCGTCTCAAAAAACGTATTGTCGATATCCAGTATAACCGTGCCGAAGATCCCTTCGGATGGCGGTACGGGATTTAA
- a CDS encoding P-II family nitrogen regulator, with the protein MKKVEAIIRKSKFDEVKKALHRIEVNFFSYWDVTGVGNEKQGHVYRGISYSTSDIQRRYLSIVVSDDFLQRTVDTILEVAYTGNVGDGKIFVSEVLEAYRIRTKETGRSGIN; encoded by the coding sequence ATGAAAAAAGTCGAGGCAATTATTAGGAAATCCAAGTTTGATGAGGTTAAAAAGGCGCTGCATCGAATAGAGGTAAACTTCTTCAGTTACTGGGATGTAACCGGAGTGGGCAACGAAAAACAAGGGCATGTTTACAGAGGTATTTCTTATAGTACGAGTGACATTCAAAGACGTTATCTATCTATAGTAGTATCTGACGACTTCCTACAAAGAACCGTCGATACCATTTTGGAAGTTGCCTATACCGGCAATGTAGGCGACGGCAAAATATTCGTGTCCGAAGTGCTTGAGGCGTACAGAATACGCACCAAGGAAACCGGTCGATCAGGGATCAACTAA